The Lewinellaceae bacterium DNA window GCAGATCGTGTACCGCAAACTGCGGAGACACAGGATACCTCTGCTGCTCATGGGTTGCCCTCAGTAGCACAATACATCCGTCGGATCTTTGCGATAAGCGACAACGATGCCTACAACCGGCTCTATGAATTTGTCGGTCAGCGTGCTTTAAATCAAATCCTTTACGACAAAGGTTTCGGCCATACGCGCATCACCTGCCGTCTGGATGCTCCGCAGTTCCTGCCACTGGACAACCAGATTACCAATGCGGTTTACTTCCAGGACCAGGGACAGGTGCTTTACAGTCAGGGGCAGGTGCAATCCCAGTGGATCGCTCCCGATCTGAATCTCAACGAAGAAATGCAGGGCAATGGCAGCATTGATCAGGATGGAGAACTTATCGATCAGCCTTTCGATTTTAGTCAAAAAAATTACATCTCACTGGAAACATTGCATGACGTCCTGAAGACGGTTCTTTTTCCGGAATCTGCCCCTGAAAATCAGCGATTCAATTTCACTGAAGACGACTACCGGTTCCTGTATCGATGTATGGGCAGTTTCCCCAGAGAATTTGTTCACCCTCATTACGATCCCCGGACGTATCCTGACAACTACATGAAATTCCTGGGCTATCGTGGAGATTCAGCGATGATCCCACCGTACGTGCGCATCTTTAACAAAGTTGGTGAAGCGTACGGTTACCTCACAGATGTTGCTTATGTGGTTGACTTTGAACACAAAGTGGAATACCTGTTGGCGGCCACATTAATGGTCAATGCTAATGGCATATTCAACGACGGTGTCTATGAATACGACACAATTGGCTTACCGTTTCTGGCTCATTTGGGACAGGCTGTATATCAATTCGAATTAAGCCGTCACCGGGATCATGTTCCTGACCTTAGCCGTTTTGCAATAGACTTTTAGCCTTCTCCAGGTTAATCTCCGGCATTACATTAGCTTTGGAATTGGCATTATTTTCATGGCGCCCGATGACCGGATCGGCTGCATTATTATTACTTTTACTTTATCCTATTCAGCCCAGATGCGGTTAATCATTTGAATGGACCATCCATGAAAATTGGCCTTTTTATTCCATGCTACATCGATCAGTTATACCCCCAGGTTGGCATTGCAACCCTGGAATTGCTGGAGCGTCTCGGATGTCAGGTCGAATATCCTCCGGGACAGACCTGTTGTGGTCAGCCATTGGCCAATACCGGAATGGAAAAAGCAGCCCAGCCCACGTACGACCACTTTAAGGAGGTATTTTCCGGTTATGAGCATATCGTTGCCCCTTCGGGTAGTTGTGTTTATCATGTGGTGCATCATTATCCTGAGCAAAGCAGGCCGCCAGGTAAGGTATGGGAACTCTGTGATTTTATCGTCAACCATTTAGGGATCAGCCAAA harbors:
- a CDS encoding serine hydrolase, which encodes MNSLSKPGFLLFCFVAIGIGLSYQPIARTPLDEILRSNRQQLKPVIKHPDRYRLQIIYTQIDRDAQNKPSFATYRFHQNDNIYFYPASSVKMPTAFVALEKINNLHVQGLNRETPMFTNADRVPQTAETQDTSAAHGLPSVAQYIRRIFAISDNDAYNRLYEFVGQRALNQILYDKGFGHTRITCRLDAPQFLPLDNQITNAVYFQDQGQVLYSQGQVQSQWIAPDLNLNEEMQGNGSIDQDGELIDQPFDFSQKNYISLETLHDVLKTVLFPESAPENQRFNFTEDDYRFLYRCMGSFPREFVHPHYDPRTYPDNYMKFLGYRGDSAMIPPYVRIFNKVGEAYGYLTDVAYVVDFEHKVEYLLAATLMVNANGIFNDGVYEYDTIGLPFLAHLGQAVYQFELSRHRDHVPDLSRFAIDF